The window AACTATACCAAGAAGTCCtaaatagtactccctctgtcccaaaaagattatcctccttttcttttcagtctgttccaaaaagattgtcctctttctatatttagaaataatttaactttatgagatgatttacagctacacaaatatctaaggcttgttttggaccacatttcaaaagtcttcctttatttcttaaactttgtgtcaagtcaaaagagAATAAtcttttgggacggagggagtacttaatACCAACTTATACAAAtctcaaaaaaaattaaaatactcAAATACTCAAAATGAGGGGTCAGATTGTTACAAAGAGCATGCTATTAAATTTATCCATGCTCTTCAACCCTTATTTTTGCAACTTCTCCTTCTTGCTCCTCATCTTTCCTGTGTTGTCTTAATCCTAGTAATTTCTACGTGTACAACCATGTCTAGCTACTTACTATAAATTTGGCACTTACCGTCAATATAATAAACGCACCATAGTGACTCAAAAGGCATTTTGTTGAATCTAGATTCTTCAGCCAAGTAGTTCAAAAGGCGTGCAAACATTAGTATAGCAGTATGGGCATGCATGTATTTTGGATTAAATGATCAAAAATGTAGTAATTCACATGAGAGCAATTGAACAATATAGGCAAGTCCAGGCAATCCGGAAGATCTTATGAACAATTTAACAAGATAGTTATAATGGCATTGTCAACACAAAAAGAGAAGTAGAAAACACATTCAACTTTCGTTTTGCCTGAGTTGGATCATATACTTTTACTTCTTTTCTCCGTGATATAAAAACAAGGACAGTAAATGAAACAAACTAGCCTAACACACTTTCTTATCACGAACGAAAACTATAGAACCATCTTAATTGCAATAAAACGCAATTAAAATAGAATGTTATTCTTAATGACCAAAAAAGAAGGCAATGAAAATCCCTTACAACATATGGGATGAGAATTGGGATATGGATATACCTTGAGCAACTGGCATAACCCGTTAAAATGAAAAATACTAAAACCAGAAAATATTTCTGATTAACTGGAGTAAGAACATGGAAAGCACACAAGTGGAAAATCCCTCATTTAAAAATCGGGCTTCTCAGGGTATGTGCAACCAGGCCTTTGGATGATGACATTTGATGCATAACACCCTGATTTTACACAATCTGCAATGGGTTTTTCTTGGACCAACTGTGCAAGGAATCCTCCAACAAATGCATCCCCTAAAAAAGTGTAAACACAAATTATGTAATTTCTTCTGTATTCTTGATTTGTCTACCGAGCAAAAGCGCTGTAGAACAGTGTGTACAAGGAAAATTATTACTGCAATTCGTGTGCCACACGAAACAGTTCAACCAATAAGCTAATGTTACTTTAGCCAAAGAATAAAAATTCTCTAAAAGGTAACCAGAGGCACTTAGGAAATGTAATATTTTGTGAATGACTTTACGATTTGGTAACATTCTAAATTtccaaaaacttttaaaacttcatgaaaacaatttttcagAAACAAAAAGAGAAGCAAAAAGATTTAATCGAGAAAGGTGCAAAGTGCCTTTAATAATTTGGTAATTGAGAAGTCCACAAATTTATAATTCTGGTTCATACCAGCTTTAGTTTTGAATTTTCTATAAAGCTTGTTAAATGCGTTAAAGGGTGCAGTTTTATCAGTACAGAGGCAAATATGACAGAATTCATAGCAGTCGCTAATTTCTCATATGGCCAATTGAACTTTTTCCACTATAACAATAAAGTCATAAAACTATCTTGTGACATTGAAGTAACTGAACTTAACCCACTATAATAGTAAAGTCACAAGACTATTTTCATCACATTAAATAAACTTAACTTCATCCATTAATAATCAAGTCACAAAACTTATCAACCATAACTATATAGTCACCTTGATGGGTAGGTTTGGTCGCTATAGTGCATAAAGTTTACTAACTTTACGATTATAGGTTCAGTTACTTTAACGTGACAAAAAAACAATTTTGTAACTTGACTGTTGTAGTGTGTCTAGTTTAGTTACTTTAAAGTGACAAAAGATAGTTTAATACCTTCACGTGAATTTAATCCCTCAATGCAAAGTATCAGTTAATTGGTACAAACATATATTTTCCACTAAATGAGTAGGTATTTTAACTCTATTGCAGTAGAAACGAacaaaactaatataaaaaacaTACCAGCACCATTGGTGTCAACTAGTTTCTCTTTTGGCAATGGAATTACTGGGAACAGCTTCACCTTCCCATCCTCAGCCACAACAACTGGATCAGCACCCTGTGTAATGACAGTGATTCTCTTGTGTGTTCCTGATGCCTTTGGCCATTGGGAGATCTTCAAAGCTATTTCTTCAACATTATCAGTCTGGTCATTAAACCATAAGTTAGCTATACAACACAAAACCCAAATAACTTTTAGAAAGCTAGAGCTAAGGCATCCATTACCTCCCAGCCATGAACTCTAGAGAAGGTTCTTGCTTCCGTCTCATTACCAAAGACAAAGTCCATATACCTGAAAACAAGATATGCAAGTCCTAATCAGTACCTATCTTCTACTTAGTAACCTTAAAGAGGTGGGACATTGGCCTTACGGCAAGACTTTCTCTTGTTGATCCTTGAAGAACTCACAGATAAATGGTGCTGAAAGGTTCATTGAAAAAACCTGCAGCAATTAGGAAAATTACATGATTGTTTCATTTTCACACTACAAAAAGCAGTCAAACATAATCAATGTCAACGGTCAGACCTTGTTCTTGGAAGCTGCATGCTCAGCAACAAGCTGAATAGATTCTGGAGAAACGGTGAGAAAGAATCCAGCGATGTAGAAATACTTGGCCTTCTCCACTGTATACACGTAGACATTAGTTTAACATGAAAATTAGGCATCTGCGTAGAAAAAACAGGACTAAGGATTCCTACCCAAAGCCCAGTTCTCCGGTTTTTTCAAATGGTCAACCTTGTAGCAGTTTGCAGCTGATAAGTTTGCAACCAGCGACCTGGAAAAATTAATTTCCAAACATCATCAGTTCATAAGAAGCATTTGAAACCTTGAGAAGACTTGAGTTTATCATGTTTTTAACCGTTACTAATTGAAAATTATTCTTGTTTCCCTAATTGAAAATTATTCTTGTTTCCCCTCCTTTTTCAGTCAGCATAAGCTTAAGAGTATTGTACAACAGCAAGGAGGAAAGACAGTAAGCAAATTTCTCTAGACTGACCTTTCGCCATCAAGCACACAGACAGCACAAGTACCGGTTGGACTCTCATCCTCATAGTAGTGAACCTAAATGCACCCATGTGTAAAGATCATATGAAATTAAAGCCTCTCTTTACCATGTTattacacaaaataatgagttgaTAAATCTGAAAGTATTAATACCCCCTTCCCCCAACAAAAAGAAAATGTCAAACAAGGAGAAAATTAGAGACAAAGAATCTACTTTAACACCAGCATCTTTTGCATTTTTCTTCATCTCCTCCCCAAACTTGTCCTTCCCAATAGAGCCCATGTAACTTGTTGCACCTGGAATTTGAAGCATCCACTGCAAATGAAAATGGAAAGTTATTCTTCAGGACAAAATAGCCCATGTAAGATTGCAACAACCAAGGGAAAAACAAAAATGACAACACACCTGAGCTACTCTGATTGAATTTTGAGTTGCACCTGCAATTCATAATTTGAAAAAACAAAACAACATTGTTCAGTATCCCCTGGTATCTTCAATGCAAAATATCAATCAATAAAGATGTCAGTAAGCAAGCATCAAGTTATGGCAATTTACCTCCAGCAATGAATTCAACACTATACTTGGATGTCATTTCTTCATACCTAGGAAATAAAAAACTTTATCAGCATTTTGAATGAACAAGCATATTCCTATTCTTTGTTAAGGCACAAGACCAAACTTTTTTCTTCAGCACAATAAGTTCTAGTAACTACTCTCTCTTCGTGTTTGTATTCCAAACATGCAACTATTCAGCAAGCAAACCTTTCACCTTTAATATCAAAAAAGTAATAGGCCCATCATTAGAACAATTCATATTGACCAGGAACAAGATTCACTGTAACCAGAAAAATATCTTTACAAGTATCTTTTGAATGAGGGTGTATTGCAAACAGCCATGCACTTATGAAAGCAATAAGGCTATTCATAGAAAATATATAGAGATTTCATGGACAATACTAACATTCACGCAAAGTTTATTGGTTTTTGACAAGTTGTATTCAAAGGTTGTGATGATGGTATAATTTAAAGTGAATCCTCAAGAAAACATGGCACACGTCTTAGTTTCCCGCGATAATATGGCTTGAACCATTTGTATCGGCATATTCAATGATAACGCTACGTGATACAATCCTTGACTTCCAAATTGACAACAAATTTCAGTCTGAAATAAAATGAGCACATATCGATTTAAAATAGGTTTTTTAAGTAGCTTGGTATTAACTTTAGCTTGTAAATAACTACATGGTGTTTTAGAATTATTCAACATGGATAAGCAATGAGGCAATCCATTTAGAGTATTATTTTACACATGAAATCAGGAATGACTGCGAGAAATATTATTATCAATCTTCAACTAATGATTTTGAATAAAATCCTCATTGCCTTCAAGCTGCAAATAATTTTTATCCTTACATACATTATTAGTGATTCTGAAACATGGTGCATTCCATATTTCTTACACAAGGTCATTTATTTCTCAATAAAGTCCTCTGCTTTCCTATTAGAAAGAAACTAGAACTGTTTTCTAGTGTTTTACAGAGCACATAAGTAACTAGCACAATCAACAGCAAGCTATCCCGACAATGGCACTCAAATGGCAGTCGATAAAAAGAAAACAGTTCTGTAGTTCACTGCCTCTGAATCCAATCAACTAATTAGAGGGGCAAACTTATAAAACGGAACGAAAAAACTTATTAGTGCAAACACAAAATGCAATCTCCTATACTAAGCTAGGGAATGCGGATAGGCACATCAAACTAAGATGAAACTTACATAGGCAAGTGCTTGTCCTCAGCAAGAATAGCATTGTTTGGCTTGATGTCGTACCTGAGTTAATTCAAATAAGAATATGATATCGTACTCCCATACAAAGAATAAAACAAAATCCAAATCCAGGTAAAACTAATGCATTTTAAGAGCTATACTATACAACtttactctaaaactgaaatacagcccaacataaatatattacgccacgtagcccaatatacaatattatacaacattatatgtGGGGAAAGCATTACACATAatatatcaaccttgtataaaagtgtataaaaggtgtttatactcAAAATGGGCTACAtggcgtaaatattttctcccagtAGACATAAAGCGTAAATTTCCCTAAAAGGAACTAAGTCATTTTAAGAGCTACTATACAACTTTGCTGTAAACTAAAACCTAAACAACAAATAATATCAGAAATACAAAAGATTGAAAATCAAAATCCACGTAAAAGCAAAGCATTTTAAGAGCTACTACTACACAACTTTACTCTAACACTAAAAATTAAATAATGTACTTATAACATCACGAGTAGGAAGATTCAAAATCAAAATCCAGGTAAAACTAACGCATTTTAAGAGCTACCATACAACTTTGCTCTAAAACTAAAAACTAAAAAAAGGATAATATTAGGAATACgaaaaaattcaaaatcaaaatCCAAAAATCTAGGCAATAAGAGTAATGTATGTAAATAAACATGTAGCATTCACCAGATCTATGAATCCAAACTAATAAAACTGAACACTGTTGTATAGCTAAAAAATGTGAGAGTAATATTGCTTACTTGTTAAGGAAATCTTGATCGATAACAGCAGAGATATCGAGCAATGGATTGCCCATACCCAAAAGAATTCCTTCATTCTCCATTCTTTGATAGTATTTCTGATTTTTCGTTTTTTTGTTTCAGATCTTAAAGTAGGTGCAAATTTGGGTGTAGGTATTCAACGGTTTATATAGAAATAGCGTCGGTGTTAGTGGGTAAACGATGGTGACACGCTTCATTTTATATTATTGTTCAAGTTTAGTTAATtccttttttaagaaaataaatactaaatATTAGTGCTAAATTTAGAGATAATTTCAATAATTTACAATCCAATATAAAATATTACATTCAtgtagccatatttttaatttatatcCACGTagcctttttttttgttgcaacAACGCTAAACACACGATTTATAACATTATATATTTACCGTAGACAATGcataaaccttgtataaaaggtTCATTTCGGGTAATATTAGAAATATGAGTTatttcgggtaaatattttctccaaattgACATATAGTGGTATTTTCCCTAACAAAGATTTACAATAAACGATTTTAGTGTATTAATGCATAAACGGTATCAAATAGTTAAATGATGCAGCAACATGAGTTATAATCCAACTAGGGGAAATTGAATTTAAATAACCTTACGTAACATCGAAATAGAAAACTTGGCTAAATTGTGCGCTAGCATATTTCAAGATCAAGGAATATATACCACATGTATATCTTCAAAGAAACTCGTAAGCTTTCTGATATCTTCACAAGTAATCACTGGCTCCAATGAATCTACACTTCTTTTCAATATCATATCCACCACAGCACATTTAACCATCCATTTTCCTTAGCATTTTTCAATGCTTCACAAATTAGAGTGCTTCAGCGGTGATAACTTAGCGCTAATAAACTGGTTAATAACTTATCATAAAACAAACACACTCGTCATCTCAATTTATATGAAGGTATTTCATGATTAGACATAAAAttaagagaaaagagaaatgttttgaaatttgtgaaataaattatataaatttGTTGCATTAATTATCTCGTCAAGAATCAAATAAAAACAtttaagttaaattgttactaaaaataaaaaaaatatcttaTTATGGCTGACTGAAAAAATAATGTAACATAAATTGAGATGAGAATAATAACATCCACTTAAACTTGTCGAACTACTTATTGAACTAGAGAGGTCTCTAATTATATGATATCCTTGCAATTAGAGAGTCGTTTCCTACCCAAAAAAAAAGTACAGCATTTGTCGACATATATCGCAAACATTTGCAGATATTAGACTTGTGTACAAATAAGTTATTCATttgaaaaaaatgtaaataaCTGATAATTTTATAGTTAGATAAAATATTATTAAATTTGATTAAGATCGGTCAAATtacaataataaaaaataaaaatgtgtaAACGGGGAAAAATTAACTTCATAATTTCATTAAGTAATTGATACtaacttttaaaaataaaagGACCAAACTCAACGAGACATTGGTCTTTTCAGATATCGAAGTCAAAAATTGTTAGGTTCCACTTCATTTTGGTGTTGGTGCAATGGCGGGTCCTTTCACCAACCATTTCAATTTCTTTTTCCACACATACTTCTCTTTGTGCTGATTTTCAATATTTTGGAAATAAACAAGGGAAGAGAAATGAAGAAGGAAAAACAGTTTCTTCGCCAAATACACAAATAAACCACTAAATTTGACTTGTCAGTTAGACCTTATTTATTCTTATTAAAATTAAAACGTCTGAATATGAATCTAAACAAAACATATGTTTGAATGGTAAAATGTGATACCAAGATCTAAATATCAAATATTTAAGAAGGTTTGTTTTCTCAATATTTCAatgtataaaaaaattatttaaaaattataaagataatattaaataaaacttaattaatttaatattatatcaacaatttttttttctaaacatatATAGTAGCGATGGCTAACAGTCGTAGTTGTCGATGTCGACTTTGAGTGGTGGTTGGTGTTAGTATTGGTTGTGGGTAGTACTTAGTGATGATAATGTCTGCTAGTAGCGGTTAATATTGGTGATAGTTGATGGTGGTGACAAATAATTGTGATGGATGATATTGACAACCAATGATGTTGGTGCTAGTGGTGATTGGCCGTATATAGTAGTGGTTGATGGTGGTAATTGTCGACAGTAAttgatgattgttgctttaatggAGAATtgtaattgatgatgatgattgtAATTTATAAATAGTGACTATTGGTTTGACAACTGACTGTAATGATTAACGGCGAAGATAATTGTGGCTGAGAATGATAGATGTGGAATGTGGTAATGAGCGGTGGACGACGGTGGTAATTAGTGGTGAATGGAGCTTTTTGAGTCGTTCCGCAGTAAGTATGGCCTTTTCCATAGGCAAGAAATATATGCTTTTGCAAGGAGTTTTCGCGAGTATgtaaggagtttttttttttttttggaaggaaggggtggggggtgggggtgggggtggggggtggagTGTATCATTGAGGTTTTTCACTCTCAAATCAAGTATAAAATACACTATTCAGCATGAGacatttagtaggcgtttggtcatgtaaatcaaatatttttcactttatttgaatttTTGAAATTAGAGTTGAAGTTGGAAttgaagatgaagttgtgtttggttatagtttttgcaaagaatatttggttgtttgaatgtattgaaagtgaaaaaaagtgaaaacaaggttttagatgtttttcaaattccaaatacaacttcaagttgtatttggaattttcatgaccaaacgttaattttcaaataaaatgaaataatttttcgaaaaaaagtgaaaaatgctcatggccaaacgggtcctaaggGGTGTTCAAAGGTGACTAAAAAAGTTGAGAAGTCTAATTAATATTTCATTTCAAATTGAGGAATTATTTGTGTATTTGACCTAgtcactttatatatatatatatatatatatatatatatatatatatatatatatatatatatatatatatatatatatatatatatatattaaaatctCATTTCATCAAATGGGAAGAGTTTAAACTTTGAGATAACTTCAGTCATGATTTATATAAAgaaaatggtaaaaaaaaattgtgggagaaaaataattttcacctagAAGTAGCAAAACTTTCTTCCTAGTTGTTGAGAATTTGATATTTCATCTCATTTCTTTTGGGGAATGTTGTGATATTTTAAAGATTATGACACAT is drawn from Lycium barbarum isolate Lr01 chromosome 8, ASM1917538v2, whole genome shotgun sequence and contains these coding sequences:
- the LOC132606884 gene encoding adenosine kinase 2-like, which translates into the protein MENEGILLGMGNPLLDISAVIDQDFLNKYDIKPNNAILAEDKHLPMYEEMTSKYSVEFIAGGATQNSIRVAQWMLQIPGATSYMGSIGKDKFGEEMKKNAKDAGVKVHYYEDESPTGTCAVCVLDGERSLVANLSAANCYKVDHLKKPENWALVEKAKYFYIAGFFLTVSPESIQLVAEHAASKNKVFSMNLSAPFICEFFKDQQEKVLPYMDFVFGNETEARTFSRVHGWETDNVEEIALKISQWPKASGTHKRITVITQGADPVVVAEDGKVKLFPVIPLPKEKLVDTNGAGDAFVGGFLAQLVQEKPIADCVKSGCYASNVIIQRPGCTYPEKPDF